Proteins encoded by one window of Homalodisca vitripennis isolate AUS2020 unplaced genomic scaffold, UT_GWSS_2.1 ScUCBcl_976;HRSCAF=3990, whole genome shotgun sequence:
- the LOC124371131 gene encoding uncharacterized protein LOC124371131 — protein sequence MDPNQDLSGTKPESLEPNQDQSGTKLESLGPNQDQSGTKPESLEPNQDQSGTKPESLGPNQDQSGTKPESLEPNQDQSGTSPESLEPNQDQSDTTPESLEPNQDQSDTTPESLEPNQEQFGTSSHTSNGSLASNSSPVGASCYGPQLGQVDEPPTPTFPRPIEQLRAEVQFLEPIMFTPLLIEELLMYLPYIRGNPYVRIYEVPRDRFWRMLRRRRFNRL from the exons ATGGATCCCAATCAGGACCTGTCTGGTACAAAACCAGAGTCGCTGGAACCCAATCAGGACCAGTCTGGTACAAAACTAGAGTCGCTGGGACCCAATCAGGACCAGTCTGGTACAAAACCAGAGTCGCTGGAACCCAATCAGGACCAGTCTGGTACAAAACCAGAGTCGCTGGGACCCAATCAGGACCAGTCTGGTACAAAACCAGAGTCGCTGGAACCCAATCAGGACCAGTCTGGCACAAGTCCAGAGTCACTGGAACCCAATCAGGACCAGTCTGACACAACTCCAGAGTCACTGGAACCCAATCAGGACCAGTCTGATACAACTCCAGAGTCACTTGAACCCAATCAGGAACAGTTTGGCACAAGTTCTCATACATCCAATGGTTCCCTAGCCTCAAACAGCAG CCCAGTTGGAGCTTCATGTTACGGCCCTCAACTAGGACAAGTGGATGAACCACCAACTCCCACATTCCCAAGGCCTATAGAACAACTTCGAGCTGAAGTGCAATTCCTGGAGCCAATAATGTTCACACCTCTCTTAATAGAAGAATTGCTAATGTACCTTCCATATATACGAGGCAACCCATATGTTAGGATATACGAGGTACCAAGAGACCGGTTTTGGCGAATGCTGCGGCGCAGGCGCTTTAATCGTCTTTAA